One segment of Corynebacterium caspium DSM 44850 DNA contains the following:
- a CDS encoding aminotransferase class V-fold PLP-dependent enzyme has protein sequence MAEYDVSGVRGLYASLADAWTYLNAHEYPLIPEKVAAGVARAFRSATNPLPLESKVQGDLYIAAAQEAIADFVGTNSASCVLIGPSLDVLYRDLMRAMRPLFRYGGGAVLSSFNDARLNEVISDTVKDIRWAYPDLGTGELPAEQFDTLVDGTTRLVSIAAAHPLIGNIAPVAEIVEISRDRTRGWVLVDASAYAPYCLVDFDAWDADILAIDLQKLGGPQLAALVFRDASMLKRLDRTQFATPISAGLAGGIPRLVEHFATLVPEHLPNATRRQRLETSIAALERYQTAMARDLITFIGSLPAVHIMGASGEVAVGMERKPRIPRMSFAVHGVPTETVYRRLLDNHLLCALTPPDALLSEMGAEELGGTITVALGPYSTGYDVDHLTRVVASLA, from the coding sequence ATGGCAGAATATGACGTAAGTGGCGTGAGGGGTTTATACGCCAGTCTGGCTGATGCCTGGACTTACCTTAATGCGCATGAATATCCCTTAATTCCAGAAAAAGTAGCTGCTGGAGTGGCTCGCGCTTTTCGCTCCGCTACAAATCCATTGCCTTTAGAATCTAAAGTGCAAGGGGATCTCTATATAGCGGCCGCCCAGGAAGCAATTGCGGATTTTGTGGGCACTAATTCAGCTTCTTGTGTGCTTATTGGTCCTAGTTTAGATGTGCTTTATCGGGACCTTATGCGCGCTATGCGCCCCCTTTTCCGTTATGGTGGCGGCGCTGTTTTAAGTAGCTTTAACGATGCCCGCCTAAATGAAGTTATTTCCGATACTGTAAAAGATATTCGGTGGGCTTATCCGGACCTCGGTACGGGGGAATTGCCGGCGGAACAATTTGACACTTTGGTAGATGGCACCACGCGGCTAGTTTCTATCGCCGCAGCGCATCCGCTAATTGGCAATATTGCGCCGGTGGCAGAAATTGTGGAGATCTCGCGGGATCGTACGCGCGGTTGGGTGCTAGTAGATGCCTCTGCTTATGCCCCGTACTGCTTAGTGGATTTCGACGCCTGGGACGCCGATATTTTGGCCATAGACCTGCAAAAATTGGGGGGACCACAGCTTGCCGCTTTAGTTTTCCGTGATGCCAGCATGCTTAAACGCTTGGATCGCACCCAATTTGCTACCCCAATTTCAGCTGGTCTAGCCGGAGGGATTCCGCGCCTAGTGGAGCATTTCGCGACACTCGTGCCTGAGCATCTTCCTAATGCCACTCGACGCCAACGTTTAGAAACCTCTATTGCGGCCTTGGAGCGGTACCAAACTGCTATGGCGCGCGACCTCATCACCTTTATTGGTTCGCTGCCGGCCGTACATATTATGGGGGCTTCTGGCGAGGTGGCTGTGGGCATGGAACGCAAACCACGTATCCCACGCATGTCTTTTGCCGTTCATGGCGTGCCCACTGAAACTGTGTACCGTCGCTTGCTAGATAACCACTTGCTATGCGCTTTGACCCCGCCAGATGCGCTGCTTAGCGAAATGGGTGCGGAGGAACTAGGCGGCACCATTACCGTAGCCCTGGGCCCTTACAGCACGGGCTACGATGTGGATCACTTAACGCGCGTGGTGGCTTCGCTGGCTTAG
- the mgtE gene encoding magnesium transporter — MENLNTIDTIEHLEELLRSDQDIPPAQARDLARLLDKPPIQDILALVERVSATRGAMALRLMSRQRSIEVFDALDAAHQADLIGALQNKDVVKFFGELDPDDRVSLLDELPAEIAEALMRNLDANEREVTGVVLGYPKGSIGRRMSPEVPELYEDMTAAEALAYLRKHAEDLETIYLLPITRRDRRLLGVLSLRDLITAPDSAPLSEIMETNIVQANAHDDAEDTARWFLPLDFLAMPIVDDSNRLIGILTFDDAQDIVEEEDSEDSARAGGAEPLQQPYLATPLIKIVRSRIVWLLVLAVSALLTVQVLDSFEGTLSKAVVLSLFIPLLTGTGGNTGNQAATTVTRALALGDVRNRDILRVMWRELRVGVLMGFLLGTLGFILATIIYGLHIGIVIGTTLLCVCAMAATVGGAMPLIAKTVGADPAVFSNPFISTFCDATGLIVYFLIAKAVLGI, encoded by the coding sequence ATGGAAAACCTGAACACCATCGACACTATCGAGCACCTCGAAGAGCTGCTGCGTTCGGATCAGGATATTCCTCCTGCGCAAGCGCGCGACCTCGCCAGGCTTTTGGATAAACCTCCCATTCAAGATATTTTGGCGCTGGTAGAACGCGTTTCAGCTACTCGTGGGGCGATGGCTTTGCGCTTGATGTCGCGCCAGCGTTCCATCGAGGTTTTTGATGCCCTCGATGCGGCTCACCAGGCGGACCTCATCGGAGCGCTGCAAAATAAAGATGTTGTGAAATTCTTCGGGGAACTTGATCCCGATGACCGCGTCTCCTTATTAGATGAGTTGCCGGCAGAAATTGCCGAAGCGCTAATGCGCAATCTTGATGCCAATGAGCGCGAAGTAACTGGAGTGGTTCTTGGTTATCCCAAGGGTTCAATTGGGCGCCGGATGTCTCCGGAGGTGCCCGAACTCTATGAGGATATGACTGCCGCGGAGGCGCTGGCATATTTACGCAAGCACGCTGAAGATTTAGAAACTATCTATTTGCTTCCCATTACGCGACGCGATCGTCGGCTGCTGGGGGTTTTATCTTTGCGGGATTTAATTACTGCCCCAGATAGTGCCCCGCTAAGTGAGATCATGGAAACCAATATCGTGCAGGCTAATGCCCACGATGATGCCGAAGATACGGCGCGTTGGTTTTTGCCCCTGGATTTCCTCGCCATGCCAATTGTGGATGATTCCAATCGGCTAATTGGTATTTTGACCTTCGATGATGCCCAGGACATCGTGGAGGAAGAAGATTCGGAAGACTCTGCCCGCGCCGGTGGTGCAGAGCCCCTCCAACAGCCTTATTTGGCCACGCCACTTATTAAGATTGTGCGTTCTCGTATTGTGTGGCTGTTGGTGCTGGCGGTATCGGCGCTGCTCACCGTGCAAGTATTAGATAGTTTTGAAGGCACGCTCTCTAAGGCAGTGGTGCTTTCGCTATTTATCCCACTGCTCACTGGCACCGGCGGAAATACCGGTAACCAGGCCGCTACCACAGTTACCCGAGCCCTGGCGCTTGGCGATGTTAGAAATCGCGATATTTTACGGGTCATGTGGCGAGAGCTGCGCGTTGGGGTATTAATGGGTTTCCTTTTGGGAACTCTGGGATTTATTCTGGCTACCATCATTTATGGGCTACATATCGGCATTGTGATTGGCACCACACTGCTTTGTGTTTGTGCTATGGCCGCTACCGTGGGTGGGGCCATGCCGTTGATTGCTAAAACTGTGGGTGCGGATCCAGCAGTATTTTCCAATCCCTTTATCTCTACCTTCTGCGATGCCACCGGTTTGATTGTTTATTTCCTAATTGCCAAGGCTGTGCTCGGTATTTAG
- a CDS encoding NAD(P)H-quinone oxidoreductase — protein sequence MFAYRIENKALILSQDIPKPQPQPGEVLVKVVAAGVNRADIAQVAGYYPPPPGITEIPGLECSGIIVDANGTDRTVGEEVCCLLAGGAYAEYVAVPVGQLAPIPAGMSLVQAAGVIEVAATVWSNLGMVAQLQAGQKLLIHGGAGGIGTMAIQVAKNLGAEIAVTAGSAEKLEYCQKLGAQTLINYCEEDFSELLKGQMDVILDIIGARYLEKNLKTLAFDGQLVIIGLQGGTRAEIDLGLVLPRRLSIHGTTLRARSIADKSHIVAETIKHVWPLLSELPAAQVLPFSQAAKAHQLLNDGAVSGKLVLEV from the coding sequence ATGTTCGCATATCGCATTGAAAATAAGGCTCTAATCCTTAGCCAAGATATACCCAAACCACAGCCACAACCAGGCGAAGTGCTTGTCAAAGTAGTAGCTGCCGGAGTTAACCGCGCAGATATTGCGCAAGTGGCCGGCTACTACCCTCCGCCTCCAGGAATTACCGAAATTCCAGGTTTGGAATGCTCTGGGATAATTGTGGACGCCAATGGCACTGATCGCACCGTGGGCGAAGAAGTGTGCTGCCTACTAGCAGGTGGCGCCTATGCCGAATATGTCGCCGTACCGGTAGGACAGCTCGCCCCCATTCCAGCAGGAATGTCGCTGGTACAGGCAGCAGGGGTAATTGAAGTTGCCGCCACAGTCTGGTCCAATCTGGGGATGGTAGCGCAGCTACAAGCCGGGCAGAAACTACTTATTCACGGAGGTGCCGGTGGGATTGGCACCATGGCTATTCAAGTAGCAAAAAATTTAGGAGCCGAAATTGCGGTGACCGCTGGTTCCGCTGAAAAATTGGAATATTGCCAGAAATTAGGGGCCCAGACTCTAATTAATTACTGCGAAGAGGATTTTTCTGAGCTTCTAAAAGGCCAAATGGATGTAATTCTGGATATCATTGGCGCCCGATACTTGGAAAAAAACCTCAAAACCTTAGCTTTCGACGGTCAACTAGTGATCATTGGCCTCCAAGGCGGAACTCGCGCCGAAATCGACCTGGGCCTGGTACTTCCTCGCCGGCTTTCCATCCACGGCACCACCCTGAGGGCTCGCTCAATTGCCGATAAAAGCCATATAGTGGCCGAAACCATTAAGCATGTGTGGCCCCTGCTTTCTGAACTCCCTGCTGCCCAAGTACTGCCCTTTAGCCAAGCTGCTAAAGCGCATCAGCTACTTAATGACGGCGCCGTCAGCGGCAAACTTGTCCTAGAAGTCTAG
- a CDS encoding GtrA family protein codes for MHTKTQALRFLISGALSAIPDLGLTWIFNFLLGVNVPISRTIGFIVGTTTAYMINRRWTFQAEASAKRFGQVVVLYAMTYIINIGGQTLIQHLLESWEWNKSLSLFIAFVISQGTATVINFAVQKLFIFK; via the coding sequence GTGCACACCAAAACGCAGGCTTTGCGATTCCTTATTTCCGGGGCGCTCTCAGCGATCCCCGATCTGGGCTTAACTTGGATATTTAATTTTTTGCTCGGCGTGAATGTGCCCATTTCACGCACCATCGGCTTTATTGTAGGCACCACCACTGCCTATATGATCAATCGTCGCTGGACATTCCAAGCAGAAGCTTCTGCTAAGCGTTTTGGCCAGGTGGTGGTGCTCTATGCCATGACTTATATAATTAATATCGGTGGCCAAACTTTAATTCAGCACCTATTGGAAAGCTGGGAGTGGAATAAATCGCTTTCCCTGTTCATTGCTTTTGTGATCTCCCAGGGAACTGCCACCGTGATTAATTTCGCAGTACAGAAGCTATTTATTTTCAAATAA
- the glfT1 gene encoding galactofuranosyltransferase GlfT1: MSSLSSPNPVIAAVIVTHKRVELLRASLEIVARQSYPLSHIIVVDNGPDQAVADLVAEIAPETGIYLPSRTNLGGGGGFAYGFLTALALGVDAVWCADDDGRPADEYVLETLIDLARQYDLEEISPVVANISDPETLAFPLRQGFQWKRQRRELTGEFLPGIASLFNGALISARAMERIGVPDYQLFIRGDEVEYHRRLGRSGLKFGTALTTAYLHPDGASEFKPILGGRMHTQYPDAPAKRFFTYRNRGYLMNQPGMRRLLPQEYARFGWFFLVQRRDPRGFWEWFKLQQLGRKEHFERP; encoded by the coding sequence ATGAGCTCTCTGAGTAGCCCTAATCCGGTAATTGCGGCCGTAATTGTTACCCATAAACGAGTGGAATTATTACGCGCCTCGCTAGAAATAGTAGCCCGCCAAAGCTACCCGCTAAGCCATATTATTGTCGTCGATAATGGTCCTGACCAGGCAGTTGCTGATCTAGTAGCAGAGATTGCCCCGGAAACAGGGATCTACCTACCTAGTCGCACTAACCTTGGCGGCGGCGGCGGTTTTGCCTATGGTTTCCTCACTGCCCTAGCCCTTGGAGTAGATGCCGTATGGTGTGCCGACGATGACGGGCGCCCCGCAGATGAATACGTGCTAGAAACCCTAATTGATTTAGCTCGGCAATATGATCTAGAAGAGATCAGCCCGGTAGTGGCCAATATTTCTGATCCAGAAACTTTGGCTTTCCCCTTGCGCCAAGGCTTCCAGTGGAAACGCCAGCGCCGGGAACTAACCGGCGAATTCCTCCCCGGTATTGCCAGCCTCTTTAATGGAGCGCTCATTAGTGCCCGCGCAATGGAACGCATTGGGGTACCAGATTATCAGCTCTTTATTCGCGGCGATGAAGTCGAATATCACCGTCGCCTTGGGCGCTCCGGCCTAAAATTTGGCACCGCCCTCACCACTGCTTATCTGCACCCCGATGGGGCCTCCGAATTTAAACCGATCCTGGGTGGACGTATGCACACCCAATATCCCGATGCCCCCGCTAAGCGCTTCTTTACGTATCGCAACCGCGGCTACCTGATGAATCAACCCGGAATGCGCCGGCTCTTACCGCAAGAATATGCCCGCTTTGGATGGTTCTTCCTGGTACAACGTCGCGATCCTCGCGGATTTTGGGAATGGTTTAAATTGCAGCAACTAGGCCGTAAAGAACATTTTGAACGACCCTAG
- a CDS encoding SLC13 family permease, giving the protein MSTPQLHESTYQTEALTDIPEGLTESRRKLFGLIVGILLFSLVYYLFPDSAIDTIKQFDTKGDKGYTLAAMRITAATAVLMGTWWMTEAIPLAATALVPLVIFPLSQVIAFGTISHSYADPTIFLFMGGFILALAMQHWNLHRRLALNVVLLVGTKPRRLILGFMVATGFLSMWVSNTATAVVMLPIGMSVLQLTAETLGGMRNQKKFATALMLSIAYSASIGSLGTIIGTPPNALLVAYMHDNHDISIGFGQWMLVGVPLATIFTFIAWAVLVTVFKPEMKEIPGGRELIRDEVRKMGKMSTGEILTGIIFLGAALSWIFIPLMVDYFKWDIKIVDAAIGITAALLLFMLPSGRKNGTRLMDWNTANGLPWDVLLLFGGGLALSKMFSTSGLSLWIGELARGLSALPIILLIAAVAAMVLILTEFTSNTATAATFLPILAGVAIGIGLLGENNMHTQNILLLTIPVALSATCAFMLPVATPPNAIAFGSGYVRIGDMLRGGVWLNIIAVVLITLVTYFVAIPVFNIVL; this is encoded by the coding sequence ATGAGCACCCCACAGCTTCACGAAAGCACCTATCAAACTGAAGCATTAACCGATATTCCAGAGGGGCTCACTGAATCCCGTCGGAAACTATTTGGGCTAATAGTTGGCATCCTACTTTTTAGCCTGGTCTATTATTTATTCCCTGATTCAGCTATCGATACCATCAAACAATTCGATACAAAGGGGGATAAAGGCTACACCTTAGCGGCCATGCGGATAACTGCCGCCACCGCTGTACTCATGGGAACCTGGTGGATGACAGAAGCCATCCCGCTAGCTGCCACCGCCTTAGTGCCCTTAGTGATCTTTCCCCTTAGCCAAGTCATTGCTTTTGGCACTATCTCACATTCCTATGCGGATCCCACCATCTTTTTATTTATGGGCGGCTTCATCTTGGCTCTTGCCATGCAGCACTGGAATTTACACCGCCGACTGGCCCTAAATGTAGTGCTCCTAGTGGGAACAAAGCCACGACGGCTAATTCTTGGCTTCATGGTGGCCACCGGATTCCTCTCAATGTGGGTCTCTAATACCGCTACCGCAGTGGTAATGCTGCCAATTGGGATGTCGGTATTGCAGCTCACCGCCGAAACTCTAGGTGGCATGCGTAATCAAAAGAAATTCGCCACCGCGCTCATGCTATCTATTGCATATTCCGCCTCTATTGGATCTTTGGGAACCATTATTGGTACCCCACCAAATGCTCTTTTGGTGGCATATATGCACGATAACCACGATATAAGTATTGGTTTTGGGCAGTGGATGCTAGTTGGAGTGCCACTAGCTACCATCTTCACTTTCATCGCCTGGGCAGTACTAGTTACTGTCTTTAAGCCAGAAATGAAAGAAATTCCAGGTGGTCGGGAACTCATCCGCGATGAAGTGCGCAAAATGGGCAAAATGAGCACGGGTGAAATCCTCACTGGCATTATTTTCTTAGGTGCCGCCCTGAGCTGGATTTTTATCCCCCTAATGGTGGATTACTTTAAGTGGGATATAAAAATTGTCGATGCCGCCATCGGGATCACCGCCGCTCTGCTGTTATTTATGCTTCCTTCCGGACGTAAAAACGGCACGCGCCTCATGGATTGGAATACCGCAAACGGCTTGCCCTGGGATGTCCTATTGCTCTTCGGTGGCGGTTTGGCACTTTCTAAAATGTTCTCTACCTCCGGGCTTTCCCTCTGGATCGGCGAACTGGCCCGCGGACTAAGTGCGCTGCCAATTATCCTGCTCATTGCAGCCGTAGCAGCGATGGTATTGATCCTTACTGAATTCACCTCCAATACCGCCACCGCGGCTACCTTCTTGCCAATCCTGGCCGGGGTAGCAATCGGAATTGGGCTACTCGGTGAGAATAATATGCATACCCAAAATATTTTATTGCTCACTATTCCGGTAGCGCTCTCTGCCACCTGTGCCTTCATGCTGCCCGTAGCCACCCCACCAAATGCCATCGCTTTTGGTTCCGGCTATGTTCGAATTGGCGATATGTTGCGCGGCGGAGTATGGCTAAACATCATCGCGGTAGTTCTGATAACTCTGGTCACTTATTTTGTGGCAATACCTGTCTTTAATATTGTGTTATAA
- a CDS encoding ABC transporter substrate-binding protein, with product MLKIKLTAGICAAAFVLTACGGTNSATETKADGDFKPITIENCGFEMTIDKPISRIATLRQAGTENLFALDQQEKMIGTGSLRDAVLPKWQADYEAIPVLSKTVPTNEQLRSVDPDFIVTTQEGSYTKQLSGTREEWRDLGVATFVSNTECGTPEESGFELIFRDYEQLGKMLGAEKEAAALIKEQRSMVEKGAMKSGKKLTFLFGTKDGGLVYVDGKKGIANDIANITGSVNAFGNLPETRNEISMEAFADADPDYIVIADLSGRGLPGDTAAEKIAVLESHPAAKNMKAVREKKYIVIPGVGLDASVRSVEPLNIVAEQLKKDA from the coding sequence ATGTTAAAGATCAAGCTCACTGCCGGTATTTGCGCGGCGGCTTTTGTCCTAACCGCTTGTGGTGGCACAAATTCTGCTACCGAAACTAAAGCTGATGGGGACTTCAAACCCATAACAATTGAAAACTGTGGCTTTGAGATGACCATCGATAAGCCCATTAGTCGCATCGCCACCTTGCGCCAGGCCGGGACCGAAAATCTATTCGCACTGGATCAGCAGGAAAAAATGATAGGAACTGGCAGTTTGCGTGATGCCGTGCTGCCGAAGTGGCAGGCAGATTATGAGGCCATTCCAGTGCTGAGCAAGACTGTTCCCACCAATGAGCAGCTGCGCAGCGTCGACCCTGATTTCATCGTGACCACCCAGGAAGGCAGCTATACCAAGCAACTTTCGGGGACGCGCGAAGAATGGCGTGACCTCGGCGTTGCTACTTTTGTTTCCAATACTGAGTGTGGCACTCCGGAGGAAAGTGGCTTCGAGCTAATTTTCCGCGATTATGAGCAGCTAGGCAAGATGCTGGGCGCTGAAAAGGAAGCTGCGGCGCTTATTAAAGAGCAGCGTTCCATGGTGGAAAAAGGTGCGATGAAGTCCGGCAAGAAGCTGACTTTCCTTTTTGGCACCAAAGATGGCGGCCTAGTTTATGTGGATGGCAAGAAGGGTATTGCCAATGACATCGCAAATATCACCGGAAGTGTAAATGCTTTTGGCAACCTGCCAGAAACTCGTAATGAGATCAGCATGGAAGCATTTGCCGATGCAGACCCTGATTATATTGTCATTGCCGACCTCTCCGGACGCGGTCTACCTGGCGATACGGCAGCAGAAAAGATTGCCGTGCTAGAAAGCCACCCTGCTGCTAAGAATATGAAAGCTGTGCGGGAGAAGAAATATATTGTCATCCCCGGTGTTGGTTTGGATGCTTCAGTGCGTTCTGTAGAGCCGCTAAATATTGTGGCTGAACAGCTTAAAAAAGATGCCTAA
- a CDS encoding histidinol-phosphate transaminase has protein sequence MKIRPDLAQIPQYKPGKPAAATAIKLSSNETTQPPLPSAIKAMQEQATLAHRYPDMAALDLRHEIGKYLGLSPSYITVGAGSAALCQQLVTATCTATSEVIFPWRSFEAYPIFVQVAGAISRPIALNNNGGHDLPAMAAAINPQTSLIFLCNPNNPTGKVFTAAEFTDFMQQVPADIIVALDEAYIEYNRNPELPDAVTELHKYPNLVVLRTFSKAYSLAGARLGYALAAPEIINAINAVGVPFQANRMAQAGAIASLQAREELQERLDITVSQRERAAKALGADSSETNFIWLPTPANDPDFPTRLAADFAAQGIIVRAFPEGLRITITDSAETDALLGAWETINAKHS, from the coding sequence ATGAAGATTCGTCCAGACCTCGCCCAAATACCGCAGTACAAACCCGGTAAACCCGCAGCGGCAACAGCTATCAAGCTTTCCTCGAATGAAACCACGCAACCACCGCTTCCCAGTGCTATTAAAGCCATGCAGGAACAGGCCACCTTAGCCCACCGCTACCCAGATATGGCGGCCTTAGATCTACGGCATGAAATAGGCAAATACCTGGGATTATCCCCCTCGTATATAACTGTGGGTGCAGGTTCTGCAGCGCTGTGCCAACAACTAGTAACTGCCACGTGCACCGCCACTTCAGAGGTGATTTTCCCGTGGCGCAGCTTCGAGGCCTACCCCATATTTGTGCAAGTGGCTGGGGCCATCTCGCGCCCTATCGCTCTAAACAATAACGGTGGCCACGATTTACCTGCCATGGCTGCTGCTATTAACCCCCAAACTTCTTTAATATTTTTATGTAATCCAAACAATCCCACCGGCAAGGTATTTACGGCAGCAGAATTTACTGATTTTATGCAACAAGTGCCTGCCGATATCATCGTGGCTTTGGATGAAGCTTATATCGAATATAACCGTAATCCTGAGCTTCCCGATGCAGTGACAGAACTGCATAAATACCCCAATTTAGTGGTATTACGGACATTCTCTAAGGCATATAGTTTAGCTGGGGCACGTTTAGGATATGCCTTAGCTGCCCCGGAAATTATTAATGCTATTAATGCAGTTGGGGTGCCCTTCCAAGCAAACCGCATGGCTCAAGCTGGGGCTATTGCCAGCCTACAAGCACGCGAAGAATTACAAGAGCGCTTAGATATCACGGTTAGCCAGCGGGAAAGAGCTGCAAAAGCGCTAGGTGCTGATAGCTCGGAGACTAATTTTATTTGGCTCCCCACCCCCGCTAATGATCCAGACTTTCCTACTCGACTGGCTGCAGACTTTGCGGCTCAGGGCATTATTGTGCGCGCTTTCCCCGAAGGCCTGCGCATTACGATTACCGATTCTGCCGAAACTGATGCCTTATTAGGCGCATGGGAAACCATTAACGCGAAACATTCCTAA
- the wzt gene encoding galactan export ABC transporter ATP-binding subunit Wzt/RfbE: MSNVFIDTHNACVDFPIFDAKSRSMKKAFLGAAGGVIGRNASNTVVVEALKNINLHLREGDRVGLVGHNGAGKSTLLRLLSGIYEPTRGSATVSGRIAPVFDLGVGMDPEISGYENIIIRGLFLGQTRRAMRKRIDDIAEFSELGEYLNMPLRTYSTGMRVRLALGVVTSIEPEILLLDEGIGAVDAAFMSKARKRLQELVSRSGILVFASHSNDFLAQLCNTALWIDHGEIRQAGLVDEVVEAYEGPDAGNHVRRLIADLNRREGQ; encoded by the coding sequence ATGTCCAATGTATTTATTGACACCCATAATGCCTGCGTAGATTTCCCTATTTTCGACGCTAAATCTCGCTCCATGAAGAAAGCATTTTTAGGAGCTGCCGGCGGGGTAATCGGGCGCAATGCCTCGAATACGGTAGTAGTTGAAGCCTTAAAAAATATTAATCTCCACCTACGCGAAGGCGATAGAGTAGGCCTAGTAGGACATAACGGGGCCGGTAAATCCACCCTATTGCGCCTGCTATCTGGCATCTATGAACCCACCCGCGGCTCCGCTACCGTAAGTGGACGCATCGCCCCAGTTTTTGACCTCGGAGTAGGCATGGATCCAGAGATCTCTGGCTACGAAAACATCATTATTCGCGGGCTCTTCCTGGGCCAAACCCGGCGCGCCATGCGCAAACGCATTGATGATATTGCCGAATTTTCAGAACTTGGCGAATACCTAAATATGCCCCTGCGCACCTATTCCACCGGTATGCGAGTGCGCTTAGCCCTCGGGGTAGTTACCTCTATTGAGCCAGAAATATTGCTACTAGATGAAGGTATTGGCGCAGTAGATGCCGCCTTTATGAGCAAAGCCCGCAAACGCTTACAAGAACTAGTCAGCCGCTCTGGCATCCTTGTTTTTGCCTCCCACTCCAATGATTTCTTAGCCCAGCTTTGCAATACCGCCCTCTGGATCGATCACGGGGAAATCCGCCAAGCTGGCCTAGTAGATGAAGTCGTCGAAGCTTATGAAGGCCCCGATGCTGGCAATCACGTCCGCCGGCTCATTGCGGACCTAAACCGAAGAGAAGGCCAATAA
- the wzm gene encoding galactan export ABC transporter permease subunit Wzm/RfbD codes for MTSPPGDHIPPSRSTTFGAAWQDLVRGFTQHQLWLQLGWQDIKQRYRRSVLGPLWITIATGVMALALGLLYSVLFKVPLDVFLPHVTVGLIMWTFISGCIREGADIFIDNEGLIKQLPAAISIHAYRLVWKQALFLIHNLVIWIILMLIFPANLSWSLLLMVPALALLIINGVWVVLFFGIIATRYRDVSPLLEAGVQLLFYVTPIVWMTSTLQDNTRDMGGRAHLAQLNPLYHYLEIVRAPMIGQPIEALSWWVVGGCTVVGLLLALMAMKQWRFRVSYWV; via the coding sequence ATGACCTCACCTCCAGGGGATCATATTCCGCCTTCGCGCTCCACTACCTTTGGTGCTGCTTGGCAGGATTTGGTGCGCGGATTCACCCAACATCAACTGTGGTTACAGCTTGGTTGGCAAGATATTAAACAGCGTTACCGACGCAGCGTATTAGGCCCTTTATGGATAACTATTGCCACTGGAGTAATGGCTTTAGCGCTGGGTTTGTTGTACTCCGTGCTGTTCAAGGTGCCTTTAGATGTTTTTCTGCCGCACGTAACTGTGGGCTTAATTATGTGGACATTTATTTCGGGTTGTATCCGCGAAGGGGCGGATATCTTCATTGATAATGAAGGTTTAATTAAACAATTACCCGCCGCTATTTCTATCCACGCTTATCGTTTAGTTTGGAAACAGGCACTATTTTTAATCCATAACCTAGTTATCTGGATAATTTTGATGCTGATTTTCCCCGCAAACCTAAGTTGGTCACTCCTATTAATGGTCCCTGCGCTGGCATTACTTATCATTAATGGGGTTTGGGTAGTGCTATTTTTTGGCATTATTGCCACCCGATATCGCGATGTTTCCCCGCTTTTAGAAGCTGGGGTCCAATTACTCTTCTACGTCACCCCCATTGTGTGGATGACATCCACTTTGCAAGACAACACCCGCGATATGGGAGGAAGAGCACATTTAGCCCAACTCAATCCTCTTTATCACTATTTAGAGATTGTGCGCGCCCCCATGATCGGACAGCCGATAGAAGCTTTATCTTGGTGGGTAGTAGGTGGCTGCACCGTCGTCGGACTGCTCTTAGCCCTAATGGCTATGAAACAATGGCGCTTCCGCGTGAGCTACTGGGTTTAG